GAGTTGATCGACAATCATTCTCAAGATAGTTCTCCACTGTTCCGGTAAGCTAACGCCATTTACTCGAGCAACTTTATTTCTTGATAATCATCGAAACTCGTTACGTTACTTCtgagtgagtgtgtgtgtgtgtgtttgttacTGTCTTCCATTCTTCACTAACATCTGAAGCACACTGTTCTTTGAAGCTTGTGCTAAATATTGGTCTGTCTATCATAATGTGATAAACATCCCAGAGAATATTATTGGCTGTCCtttatttgatgtttttgtaGAATGAAAGACTGGAGcacaaaaaacagaaattttttcAACTGAAAATGCGCAGACCTAAAAATGTGAGAGACGAGTAAGAGTattgaaagaaaacaaactgTTAAGTAGAAACTGACCGACTATTTAGCCTGTGTACGAAATCCGTAGTCCCGGTTCAGTAACGTACTTGCATCTTTCAAAGTGGGTGATGACATTACATTCTACATTGTCAAAGTGAAATCACAAGTGGAATTCCCTCGTTGATTAATAAGCTCTGCGAGCTGCCATACAAATTTCTTATTTATCTGCTTACGATCTGTTCAGTTAAACCGATTTATACAGCAGTAAGGCGTTTCATTACCGACTTAAATCTATCAATGCAGACTCTTCGGTTGCTTCAATCGCTTTtatattatgtaattgtttttttctacttcTCAAAACATTCGTTTCTTATATTCATTAACAACAGACGGACGTCTCCGCGAGACAACATGAATGCTGCAATAATACTCTTGGTAGTGATTGCTGTAAACCAAGCCTATGCCGTTATTTTTGGTAAGAATGAAAAGCCTTTCTTTCATTGGACTATGATTAgtccaaaataaaataagttgtgctgttccgatcttaaatatgcatttttcaggggtttagggcgatcaaacactgtcCACAACACTTCCAGAAAAtgcatcatacatataaaaagggaaaaacataaaagacttCCTCGTTCAAggaaaaatcaaatgtcaagtaacgaacgcgtgattttatggcttttttctttcttttttttttacttccgtgtttacttagctctaaaaagttaagGGTCGGCAAgataaaaatagggtaggtcgggttatcggaacagcacaatttttttgttcagcCTTAATAAACTTTGCGAATGTATAGCGAAGAAAGCGATGACTATGGACAAAATATGACTTAAGTTTATCTCCTTCATGGCGTGAGATGATTCGATTAAAAGGAATAatgataataacaataataataataataataataataataataataataataatttatcagCGTACTCCTTGTGTCGAGCTGAACTAAGCGTGTCATTTCACTAAATTTGCCACGTTCTTACTTTAGTAAGGAGGGTCTTTCGTTTGCCTAATTTATCTTTTCTAAGAAATatacatttaaaaattattctgttTTTTGAGGGGggacacattttacaattgatgaattttttttgggggggggtcaaattttagaaagttgatttggagggggtcgctttttacatttcatttgtcactCAAGTTCCACCGACCTcctccccgtaaaaaacgaatgctccctaaataTACTTTCTCAATGGAAGTTTAGTACCCTCATTGTATTCTGATCGTGACGACTCAAATGTTCTTGTTCAACGTATTTCGCACAATATTGCCACAGAAGATTACATCAGACCAACAAGACAACCGTTTCAAGTCGAAGCAACCAACCGAGGACAACAAACGATCAGACATGACAGAAGAGAAACTTACAGGTCTAATCGGGAGTAAATGTAATCGCAAAATAGGTTTCACCTCACACTGTGTTTTGTCAACGGTCAACAGAGAATGGTTAAATGACGTCAGACATTTAGAGAAAGATGATTGGTCGACAATCGTAGATCGTCATTCTTCTGCTTACTTATTGCATAAAGAAGCAACTGTATGACGTCAACATGAGGCATGACGTCAATGAAATGGATGTAGATACAACATTGTCTCCAAGTATCGTTATTTAATACCTATAGTTACAGTAGATAAATCGGACCTAACACAGCGCATAATTTTAAATGACTGTCCACTTTGTTTGTCGATAAGTTTAATTTTTCCGTCAATATGTGGCAGTTGCTTAGGTTTGTGTTAGTGAAAAATTGTACTATAGTTCACTAAGTCACTGATTGATATTGTGATTATACATTCGGCGTTCTACTAtttacggtagaatgcgcctcgtctacagatattcagactctcaaaacttgtacaattcttttcttatctactaCTTGTcatgggctcattttaaagctcttgatgtaataaaactttttgccgtcttagtttttcgaaaaaaaaatttctccatagagttaacacagagatggcggccattttgaaattcaaatatcgctTAATCTTTGGTAAATTGTTTCTATAGTACCAAAGTTTACAtagtgaccccagatttttattctgattttgaaagaaaatggttgaaactttgcttgaggaaagttttagaaaaagtttaagtctctcactttcgaggcgcatacttatCACGTTACGCATAGGATAGCTCCCAGGGAGCTGTGTAAGAAAGCACCTCTCTTCTCTATCCCAGAATCCAAATCTGTCACATGTTGTTGTCTCTCCACGCTGTCCCCTTTTGTACTGCCGGCTACCCTTCTCACCCGAGAACAAACACCGTGTAGCGTGTTCCCTGGACTTGCCAACTAGTCACTTGGATTTTCTCGGGCATAAACGGCAGTAGATGGCTGGTCAAGTAGTGGTTTTGCGTCCAGCGGCTATCTGCCATTGTTGTCTATCTGTGCTGTGCTGTTTGTGTTTGTAGCATAGAGTTTGTCACTACGGAACTTATGGCTATGGTGTTATAGCTTGGTAATATTGTTCTGATTCGCGATCACCTCGCAATTAGCGCGACAGCCTGCTAATTGTCCCCTCAATTTGCTCTGTTTTAGATCATGTTCATTGGCCTACAGACTTGCGGCAAGTCTCAGTGTATATTTTCCCGTCTTCTTCCTCAGTTATACCAATCGGTTACCTCTTTGTCGTCTCTTTATCAGTTCCCCCTTAAGTCTTGCCCGGTAAGTGCCTATTTTAAAAGGTAGGTTTCTGCAATGGGCTTCGCATTTCTCGTAGTACCGTCTAAATCTTCATGTTTTTcgatttctcaaacttttacaacaacGGTGGCTGTTCGGAGTGGACAAGCTGGATGAGTGACGAAAATGGAGGGACTCTGGACCCGAGCTCTATCGGCGAGTTTGAAATCATTATCAATTACGAGGCACCCATGGATTCTGCGACGACCAATCGCCATCGAATGCAGGCTGGCCGTCGACCCTCACAGTCCGCATGATCAGACCAACCAAGTTTCCCTGACCTGCGATTTGAACACCGGATTTTTGTGCTTCCACAGCCAACAGACTGGAGACTGTTTTGATTATGAAATTCGCCTTCTCTGTCCTTCAGTATGCGATTCCCAAACGACGCCTCAACCTATACAACAGACATCTGAAGCACGCTTACTCCACCTCACTACCGTGACCACTACCGTGTCCACTACCGTGACTGAAGGTATGAAGTTGAAACGTGGTCCCCACTAGACTGTttatcaggtgcagccaacaaaCAATGCACAATTTAAGAAGTCCTTAtcatgataagatatattgcgCAGTTCAACTAATGTGAATTGACCAATTTTAAGTCAAGGGGATAATTAATGAGCTGATCGTAATTTTCCCTccaactgaaaattttttgacttacgctcccgcactcaaacttcatttttacccactccccaaaTATTTTACCTTTTTCCCTCCccaattgtcaatttttgaagctcccctgccctgtggcaaAAAAAACTTTTCGATTTTCCCTTGCCCTGAAAAAATTCCCTTATTTTATCATTCCCTTGCAGATATAAGGCTCCCCTGCCTTGTGATGTTCCTCTCCACGGAAACACCATacccacatttaattttatttataggCTCAATTTCCCTATCCCCGTTTTACAAGTAACTTCCCATCTTCTCGTTTTTGCCCAATCCCTGTCCAAAGGCCAACCAACCGACATTTGCCCTGCCCGATAGAAAAACTAAAATGTGCTCCCTGCAAGCTCAatatatgtcccctgcccaagcaaaattaaaatttcccctgccctcaaagcAACCGCTCccggaacagctttttcgatgaatagctccttTGGCTGCACCTGACAGTGTGTTTATACGCAAACTGGTCAACTCTTTACTTAAGCTAAACGGAGTTGAACAATTATGGTGATGTCCCTGTGAACTCTCTTAGAAAAGTGACCCTTCTAGAACGTTATACTCAAACTGGCCGAGGCTTTAGAAACACCAAGGCCATTGCTCAACTATGACGTCATATGCTCGATAGGCTGTAATGACACTATTTCCATCGAGGCTAAGTTAATTAGACGGGATTGATTCTTACATTGTGGTGTTAAATGGGCCGAAAGTATGTGAAAGCATAAAATCAAACGGTTTTAACACTGTACGATATTCTATAGTCCTgaatcaaaatataaaacacttaTTTTAATATTGTTTCAACAGATGACCTGTGTGTATTATGATCAATTCGAAATAggaaaaattatgtaaataatcCATCATATTAATGAGTGAAACAGTCGAAGGACTACTTGAACTTACACATGGAACACATTATAAGAGACGCAAATGGTAGCATTATCATTGACCATGCTAtatttgaatttctttcatgGCATGAAAAAACGAGGTTCACTAGATCATACGATACGATATAGAGGGGCTGCACCCTGAACACCAATCGGGGATCTGGAACTCTAATGCGGCCCGCAGAAGAAGATAACACTCGGTGCATAAGTGTCGAGCCGTAGACACCTTGGCAAAACAAGTGCAACCTTAAACAGTGCTTTTCAATAAGGATCACTCTCAAACTCGAGaacatgataaaaatacatGGTTTAACAAATACTAGGCATTCTTCCTTGCCTATTAATAAGAGAACTGAACTTGAGAATTATGAATGATCCTTTTCgtctttcacttttttcaaactAAAAGTCTAACTGGTGATTCAATACACCACAGTACCAAGTAATTCTTTAAGTATAATTTTGCTATAATGGCATTGACAATTGAAACTGTCAAAATCATTAAAACCAGACATTGCAATGATAGCCCACACGGGTACAAATCTGTTCATTCcgaaataaatcaaaattcaagTGAACTTATTATTTCGTTTAGGCGAATACattgaaaaccttaaaaatgataatattaaatatatcctggaattatttatttgttgctgTGAAACACTTTATCAATGTGTCACATGCTTTGTGTTCAGTGACTATTAGACGATGTGAATGTTACAAGTACACCGCCGTGTGTTCCCAGTCTAACTGGGACGACGCCAAAACTTCATGCGAAGGAGACGGTGGTTGGCTTGCAACAATGGATACACAGGAACTGTGGGAACAGTTGCAAACTTCAATAGACGATGCTAATATGGACAAGAAATCCTGCCATGGGAATGGATTTTGGATCGGATTCCATGACCCTGACAGGAGTCTTGATGGAAGTACTCACGACGAAACAGCGTTCGAATGGATTTATCCGATGTGTGAAAGTTTTGTCACATGGGCAGCAGGCCAACCTAATGATAACAAAAAGCACGACGATTCGGGACAAAATTGCGTCCAATTATGGTTAGTAGGTTTCTAAAGTACTTCGATATGACTTCACAAATCGACGACATTTCAACTCTAGTGTTTTCGAAAAAGTCTCATATATTTTGCGTATTGCAAAGCCTTATACCATTTCACAACAATATAAATTAAACGAGACCGCTAACACCCATTATATACTTAATTGGATGTGTAATTGAGCGCTTTATTTTTAAgtttagtgattttttttttgtaaaattccgTTATCGGTAGAAGTAGGCACAtaatgtaacattttcttttttcgttttgctttttattttagGACCAAGAAAAATTTCGCTTACGACGATGAATACTGTACTTCTGAAAAAGGCTATATCTGTCAGAAACTTAGTAAGTAACGAAACCTTAAAAGGCAGCATCTTCTACACTATGTGACATCGTGTCATCTCGACCGTCTCTTATTTTAGACGTAACGAGAGTATGAGACTTTATGTATACTCTTGCAACAGAAACTATTACTCCTTTTATTATATGCACATCGTATGGCATTGACGATTCTATACTAGAAAAGATTGCGATGATAAAAGTCCGAAGAACAAATACTATTTGCAACAGAAACTATTACTCAAGTGTAGCTCAACCTTGCTCTCTCACAAAGGCATATTTCCTTGATTATGGAcagaaaattatgtaaatttatgacaGAGGAAGAAAGTTAGCCTACCTGCCTCTAttcgaaaaaaaatttcaacggGAAAATAGCACGCTTCACCAATACATAGCCTCTCATAATATATATTGTCCCTCCCTATTATAATGTGTTATGACACAGAGGTTATGTTTTCTCACCGGTTGTGGGGATTGTTTTGTTACAGCTTTGTGCAACTGTACGCGTTCATAAATGTCAACATGGAGATCAAATGCTGTGTCTTGCCTGATGAGTATCCAGCTTGGAGAcatctttgaaaagaaacaCATCACATTTAAGGTTATATATGAACAAACTTGTTAAATTTTAAGGTTTTCCTATTATACCCGCCCGAAAAGTTTCAAGAATACGTATGCGGGTTTCTTTCTTGTCATTCTCCGCTCAGTTAATATTATTCATGGCATCCCTAGCTCGCTATTAAGTATATTTGGCAACATTGTAACCATTTAACTTAGTCATAGTAATAAAATCAGATGACTTAAAGAATGAAGACGTAATCCTTATCATTCAATACAACTTTTACTCCTACTGCACAGGGATGTTTTTGGAAAGGCCTTTTCTTACTGCATTTTCTACCGCTGACGCACATCCCTCTTGAACAAACCGAATTCGTTTTCTCTGCCGGTCAAAACAGAAGAGCGCATTTTTATGTTTATGGTGAATTTTAAGTTGAAATAGAGCTCGGGaacacatgttttaactctataattttctgacaaaatagTTATGTCGACTAATTTTGAAGACCATGCAGTGAATGGTCTTTTCTATCGCGTTTAAGTTGACCGCCTGCTGTTTACGTACCCAAGATAACGAACCCATGCCTTCAACGCAGAAAATCTTTTTAGGATATGCAAGTACGTATAGTGTACCCCAGTTGGTGGCACTCCAAGGGAAAATGGGTATTCATGCAATGCGCACTTACAAAATCGCAAATAAAGGTTAGGTGTTTGTGCAACATCACTGTCcgtgaaaaaaaagagaaagagagTACTGTGCTGTTTCCGAAAAACTGGAAATCCGATATAATAAAGAACTTCGCCAAACTTAAAAGTATTGGTGTCACTAAGAAGACGTTCACTAAATTTAACTTCTTCTTTAACTAACAGACCAACATTTGCGAAATAATTGCTAAAGCTATCGTAAATTTGTAAAGGacacgtacacacacatatttatatatattatattgtgtgtgtatatatatatatatatatattatatatatatatatatatatatgtgtgtgtgtgtggtgtgtgtgtgtgtgtgtgttatatatatatatattatattgtatatatatatatgtgtgtgtatatattatattgtgtatatatatatgtgtgtgtgtgtgtgtgtattatatatatataaatataaatatatataatatatatatatacatatatatatatatatatatatatatatatatatatatatatatatatatatatatatatatatatatatatcattatgctatgcctgtattgccattcttctattgttcagacggtactgatatgtaCCCATagtttaactagtgaaaatacgaattatattttcactgtaaccgaactactcacagctacgcgtacgcgtgaccttctcTGGTATGCATGGCCTTCATcgttatatgtacatataaaacagctgagcgaacaagacaaatgacaatctgaaacgtcattatgattatggtccaaattctgttgtttgcagtcacttcatggcattgcacttaggcacaagtagagttgtaccaaaaacacacaaacaaacgtattgaaaatttgtatcatttgccgacacctgtcatcgttcaaGGCCGGTCCCCTGGCGGTGCggtgttttcgtgtcgtctacgctgctgaagattacatgtaagatatcgtttgacagtgcatcatgatagaaccgctttacgacaagtttcctgttgatgagcttaagtatctgggcggtgaattacatacatcgtttacagccgtaaatgagccacaaaaatccaaccgcactgaaaatactcgcgacagacaaggttgaaggtgcacataatatttccgatttgtacctgtcagtgagattcacaggtcatgatcgtgtctggtggcaccggtgcggtgcgggtttcagatacaatgtcagatctagggaaagtcaaacattcgcttaggttgttaaaggaagtttagttctatttaggcaagccaggaacgaaaatatacgagcagacgacggaaatacctttgaaatgttttattcgtacagcaacaaaatcacgaacgagttacgacactacagcttacagtgtactcacttcatgttttccctaatccgcttactaagaaggtaaattcggcatatttgacgtctggggacatgtataattcttcgagataaagtgactggtattatatccactgtgcattcatagatgtcgcagagctgcttgctccatgctctcagctgttcatactcgatcgagtttgaaatcgaacgctggcgtggtgcgagtattttgacccgtttttggcggcctcataactttcacgtaGGGATGAGGttaatgtatcaaaacacgaaaacacacccattttacaacTCCCgcctattttttacatccaccgtcattttaaactaaaaataaatcttcttcaaattgtgaaaacctgtgtcgacatcgtaatatttaaattgttcgctttaaaagtgctctataaaccctcctttgaagtggaatggcccaatagcggaataatatcaagaagtgatacggttgtcatcactcatcagcaaccaactttttataagtacagcctggaggaagcaaggtcgatttcaagttgatttcgtcgctaatttcggagcgtctgaaggaaaacagtcataaccaaagcatgcatgtatgataaaggggttattacacgaagttagggcgataccgcgtcgtattctcgtgatttgtccgtattttgactcgttgctgcgcaacttgtcaaaatacggacacatcactcgaatacgacgcagTATCGCccaacttcgtgtaataacccctaaatatatatatatatatatatatatatatatatatatataagaataccgaaattacagtgctcaatgctaaaGCAGAACGTTATAAATAAAAACCTAAATCACTTCAAGTACCAAAGTATTGATTGATATCTGCATGTAACTTAAGtgtcatgcatcctgcaatcttcataCGGATAAAATGTCCTCTTCACTTCTTTTGTCTGAacattgcaggatgcatgaaacttaagtaacagatattattaattTGTACTTGACgatgtgtatgtttgtatgtatgtatgtatgtatgtatgtatgtatgtatgtatgtatgtatgtatgtatgtatgtatgtatgtatgtatgtatgtatgtatgtatgtatgtatgtatgtatgtatgtatgtatgtatgtatgtatgtatgtattgcttAGCTGACTCATAAGCTTATATGTCACGTCGAAAACAAGTAAAGGTACTTCCTGTCCATCAGTTCACGATTGAGCAACAAAATTACATGACgtcatgcagggctcgaaattagcggtagtcccgcgtccacagactaccaacttttcccggggctaccaaaacccatgaaatggtagcccacacggactaccaaagcctgggacatgaaattacttagcggacgacatgatgttgatcgctgtgagatgactgacgctcatacagtcaactcagctggacacagaaaggccagactattactttgttatgcaagttaaaaggcgacagtgcagtcgaatttgttgcgacaaactttcaataaaatatcattatctgaactgatgtacttggatgacaggcttgGGAactgatggccaatgaaaattcattttcatagttatttaatcacaatgtatcaatcacaatcgataaacacaaaattattcaaactgcaaagaaaaagctgttgggccatccacaaattacgctttccgaagtgtacgagatcatccaatgatagtgtactatggtggagaaatatagccaaaattgccacgaaagtattggGAACATGACtataccaagttgtcatcctgaaattcatagccaatctattttaGCCATGCTATGTTTACACGTGCTACGTGAAAGGTCGATGTCATgacgaacatcaaaatttgcaaattttgaggcgtcaccgttgtccactatgtcatgctataccgttctcctaaggctatgatctgcaggtattgatgtcaaatgactggaaaattcacttccttgatagaattatgcaaaataaatctttcattgtctagatatcaataaaaatatcctttacaaaaaaaccttcattcatgcatgggctaccaaaccttgtcactgggctaccaacgtcagaaaatggtagcccaatgggtctacaaaggaaaacagttaaTTTCGAGCGCTGCGTCATGGGATTTCGAATCTTATAACACATTACTATTCACTATGTGGTCTTCAATATCGGACTCGAGTGCGGACTAGAATGCGGTGATAATAGACCAGCAGTGGAACGAAGGGAGCCGCGTCATAAACAGATAAAAACTTCCTTGAATACTCTTGACACACAATTTTAAATACTCTTTAAAATAGATATTGAGTAACTGAATTGAGGCCGgtaagatagatagatggatttATTGTATTTCTAGACCTCCGGCCCCTATACAAAGAAATTACATTCCAGAtgaaataattacaaatgaaCAAATATTAATGGGGAAAAAAAGAATACCAGCTGAAAAAACGCCAATATGCCAGGAACAAAACAAgattaatttacataacatatCAATTCTTTACGTAAATGAAAAGCCTTATAAATATATGTGTATAATTGACATAGTAATTCTTTATCAGATGTAAGTAATAGgcgataaaatttacaaagattaGGATGTGTATAATAAAGTCACTAGGAAGATATCTTATTCGTAAATCTGTGCAAGCAGggcattcaaataaaaaatgatattcatctCCAACCTTGtttgatttacaaattttacaaaatctggCACTACATGGAGTACCACTTCGTCTGCCTTCTTCGACGTTTAATGGCAGACACGCACAACGAAAACATGCAAAGATTTGACGGATTTTGAAATTACAATtcataaacaaatatttttcaggttctaaagcaCTCTTAAAACAAGTATACGAAcgcattttttgttttctattcaAATTTGCCCATCATTGCTGTTTAGCAATATCTTGGACTCTACTAAAAATTCATGCAAAAACCTTTCCTTGTTCCCCACTTCCTGGGCAAGCCATACGTATCCAAAAGCGTATgaatacaaaatatgttttattgaaGTTGCCCAGTTCTGCTTGCCAAGAGAATTTAAATTAAAAAGCATGACGTAAGCTTGGCGTGGCAACCTAGTTGGTGGCAGTTCAGTGAACTTAAGCCAAATTTCACACAGCGTTGCAGAGTTCTGACAAAAATGGGTAATCTACCACATTCTCCAAGGACAGCTTCATTCGTTGCACTGGAAGGCAGAGCCAAAAATATCCTACACCATTTACGTTGTACCTTCTCAGCTTTGTCATAAAATTGATACCCCCATATTTCTGACCCATACATTAAAATGGGGAGAATAATTGAATCAAATaactgaaaatgaattttaaaaggAAAACCATTCAACTTTTTGGAAGAAGCATATAATTCAGTTAATGCTTTGTTGGCTTGGTCAGCAAGTGTCGATACTGCTTTTCCCAAAGTATTTCTACATGAAAGTAACAAACCCAGATACTTATAATAACTTACAACTTCTAGCATTTGACCGTTTAAAAAACACTTTCAGAACGTGCTCTATGGCCACCTCTGCGGAAAACCATAACTTTGGTCTTATCAATGTTTACTTTCATTTCCcactttttacagaaaagaCTTTAAACATCAATTAACCTTTGTAGATTTACAACACTGTCTGCAAAACTTAAAAAATACTGAATCCCCAAATTACCAGAATTTACTAGCATGTCGTTCAGTTCTTCAATAAAAAGGTAAAAAGTATTGGGCTCAGCATACAGCCTTGCCTAACCCCTACAGGacaattaaaatattgtgaTACATAAGACCCTGATTTAACACAAGACTTGACATTTGAATACATAGAATGTAAGATATAAAACATTTTACCTGATACACCAAGAAGTGACAATTTACACAATTATAGCAAGGAATGATTCACTCTATCAAAAGCCTTTGAAAAATCTACAAAAAGGCAATAACATTTTCCACCAGGTCTACCAAGGTATTTTTGGGTAATCGCATGTAGAACAAAAAATGTTATCGACAGTGCTGTGGTTCTCACGAAAGCCACCCTGACAGTCAGACCTTATGTTATTGGACTCTGCCCAGATAGATAATCTTTCGTTTAAAAttgatgtaaattttttttccaaaaacattAAGCAGTGAGATTCCTCTGTAATTGTTAGTTACGTTTTTATTCCCTTTTTTGAAAAGAGGGATAATGACACCTATAGCCCAGTCCTCAGGAAAATTTCCTGAGTCAAAGATACTATTAAATAAAATGAGAAGGAAAGGAGT
This genomic window from Ptychodera flava strain L36383 chromosome 10, AS_Pfla_20210202, whole genome shotgun sequence contains:
- the LOC139142799 gene encoding C-type lectin 37Db-like isoform X2 is translated as MNAAIILLVVIAVNQAYAVIFVTIRRCECYKYTAVCSQSNWDDAKTSCEGDGGWLATMDTQELWEQLQTSIDDANMDKKSCHGNGFWIGFHDPDRSLDGSTHDETAFEWIYPMCESFVTWAAGQPNDNKKHDDSGQNCVQLWTKKDFAYDDEYCTSEKGYICQKKLTLCNCAGS
- the LOC139142799 gene encoding uncharacterized protein isoform X1 — encoded protein: MEGLWTRALSASLKSLSITRHPWILRRPIAIECRLAVDPHSPHDQTNQVSLTCDLNTGFLCFHSQQTGDCFDYEIRLLCPSVCDSQTTPQPIQQTSEARLLHLTTVTTTVSTTVTEVTIRRCECYKYTAVCSQSNWDDAKTSCEGDGGWLATMDTQELWEQLQTSIDDANMDKKSCHGNGFWIGFHDPDRSLDGSTHDETAFEWIYPMCESFVTWAAGQPNDNKKHDDSGQNCVQLWTKKDFAYDDEYCTSEKGYICQKKLTLCNCAGS